The following is a genomic window from Pirellulales bacterium.
TCGTAGGTGGTTTGATCGGGCGCGATCATGCCGGCCCGAGCCCCGGCCTCGATCGACATGTTGCAAACCGTCAGCCGCTCCCACATTTTCAGCGCCCGGACGACGCTGCCGGTATATTCGATCACGTAGCCGGTGCCGCCGTCGGTCGTGATCCGGCCGATGAGCCAGAGGATGACATCCTTGGCCGTCACGCCGGGGGCCAATTGGCCGTCGACGCGCAGCTCGAATGTTTTGGGGCGCGTTTGCCGCAGCGTTTGCGTGGCCAGCACATGCTCGACTTCGCTGGTGCCAATGCCGAAGGCCAGGGCGCCCAGCGCGCCGTGCGTGGCGGTGTGGCTATCGCCGCAAACGATCGTCATGCCCGGCTGCGTCAGACCCAACTCCGGCCCGATGATGTGGACGATCCCCTGCTTGCGATTGTCGAGATCGTAGTGCCGGACGCCGAACTCCCGGCAATTGGTCCGCAGCGTTTCGATCTGCTGCCGCGAAATCGGATCGGCGATCGGCAGCGAGCGATCGGTCGTGGGCACATTGTGATCGGCGGTGGCCACCGTCCGCTCCGGCCGGCGAACCCTTCGGCCCGCCAAACGCAATCCTTCGAACGCCTGCGGGCTGGTCACTTCGTGCACCAAGTGCAGATCGATATACAGGATATCCGGCTGCCCGGGCTCGGAATAAACCCGATGCGCATCCCAGATCTTATCGACCATCGTGCGCGGTTTTTGCGACCCGTTCGAAGCGGCCGGCGAAGAGCCGGCGGCATTGGTGTGCGACGAATTCGACATGGCGAGCAGATGACCCTCAAAAAACGCGAGAAAGCGGCCTGTTTGGCGGCAAGTAGCCAAGTTTATATCAAACCCAATTATACCCGCGAACCGGACATGGGGCAGTGGGCGGACGTGGCGTCATTCTGGCAGACCGAACCAATCTTGAAATGTCGCCCTCAGCTTGGCGAAGGCCGGGTCAAGGCACCGGCGCAAGCTCACCGTTGCCGCCAAGCGAAAGTAAATGCTGGATGACCTTGGTGTTCGCCGTTCGCGCAGGACTCGCTCGAGAGCCTCTTTGGGCTTAACCGGCTTGCCCAGCGCGTCGTTCGAGAAGCCTTGCAACTCTAACCACTGGCGAAGACTTCCAACTTCGTCTGGCCACGCAAGCACTGTTGCGATAGGAGGCGAATCACTCCAAACCCATGCTTCCAATTCCGGTTCGATTACGACAGCCGCACAACGATCTTTCCAGCCCCGGCTTGCCAGTCGATTTTCGATGTCCGCCTCAAGTCCGACCCTGTCAATTGCCTCACGTCCGCAGCCTTCGTGGTCGTGGATCACGAGGGCGTACTTATAGAGTCGAGTAAAACTCGCGAGAAAATCTTGGCACCGCAAATGGCATCCTGGATCACTTTCTGGATGAACAAAGATCTTGTGCCTCACTGCTCGAATGCTGAGCGATTCTTTTCTGGCCAGAATGCCCTGTATGTTAAGTTCGATATTCTTATCCGCAGCCAGAACCACGAGATCGAGGCTAGCGTGAGAAGTGATCAACTCAGCACCCCACCGGGTAAGCGTTCACGATGTTTTGTCGCTTTCCGGAGATTGATTGCCTGATTTTAGCTGGCCTGTGGGTGGAGCGGTAGCGCGGAGATGTGTTCCAGAGTGGCAGGCGGAAGAGGAGCGGCAGGGTAAACGACAGCGCCGCTA
Proteins encoded in this region:
- the leuC gene encoding 3-isopropylmalate dehydratase large subunit; this encodes MSNSSHTNAAGSSPAASNGSQKPRTMVDKIWDAHRVYSEPGQPDILYIDLHLVHEVTSPQAFEGLRLAGRRVRRPERTVATADHNVPTTDRSLPIADPISRQQIETLRTNCREFGVRHYDLDNRKQGIVHIIGPELGLTQPGMTIVCGDSHTATHGALGALAFGIGTSEVEHVLATQTLRQTRPKTFELRVDGQLAPGVTAKDVILWLIGRITTDGGTGYVIEYTGSVVRALKMWERLTVCNMSIEAGARAGMIAPDQTTYDYLRGREFAPKDFDAAVARWQQLPSDPGAVYDRVEIYDAKEITPQVTWGTNPGQVVAVDAAVPDPSGFANDDERKTAVRALEYMDLKPGMPITSIPLDRVFIGSCTNARIEDLRAAAAVIGGYRVAASVHAMVVPGSGQVKQQAEAEGLDRIFRQAGFEWREAGCSMCLGMNPDILQPGERCASTSNRNFEGRQGRGGRTHLVSPAMAAAAAVTGHFVDIRGWKYHEGRGARG